From the genome of Candidatus Polarisedimenticolia bacterium, one region includes:
- a CDS encoding DUF692 domain-containing protein, whose product MGHPDSLGHGVGLRRDHFDRILEGPTRVDWFEAISENFMVEGGRPLDVLTRVRERYPIVLHGVSLSIGSADPLDEAYLDRLDALAKRFEPAWVSDHLCWTGIGGRQAHDLLPLPYTVQALDHVVGRVLRVQERLGRPIVLENVSSYVAYAHSAMPEWEFLAEVARRSGCGILLDINNIYVSSKNHRFDPRAYLQGVPKGAIRQFHLAGHSNKGTFLLDTHDHPVIDEVWDLYRDAVRRFGPVATLVEWDDKIPEFERLEQESARARAIQEEALRPEPVKTGRGMA is encoded by the coding sequence ATGGGCCATCCGGATTCACTGGGTCACGGCGTCGGCCTGAGGCGCGATCATTTCGACCGCATCCTCGAGGGCCCGACACGCGTCGACTGGTTCGAGGCCATCTCCGAAAACTTCATGGTGGAAGGCGGCCGGCCGCTCGACGTCCTGACGCGGGTGCGCGAGCGCTATCCGATCGTCCTGCACGGCGTCTCGCTCTCGATCGGCAGCGCCGATCCCCTCGACGAGGCGTACCTGGACAGGCTCGACGCGCTGGCGAAGCGGTTCGAGCCGGCGTGGGTCTCCGACCATCTCTGCTGGACGGGCATCGGGGGCCGTCAGGCGCACGACCTCCTCCCCCTGCCGTACACCGTGCAGGCGCTCGATCACGTGGTCGGGCGCGTGCTGCGCGTGCAGGAGCGGCTCGGCCGCCCGATCGTTCTCGAGAACGTCTCGAGCTACGTCGCCTATGCCCACTCGGCGATGCCCGAATGGGAGTTCCTGGCGGAGGTCGCCCGGCGGTCCGGCTGCGGGATCCTCCTGGACATCAACAACATCTATGTGAGCTCGAAGAACCACCGCTTCGACCCGCGCGCCTACCTCCAGGGGGTCCCGAAGGGGGCGATCCGGCAGTTTCATCTCGCCGGTCATTCGAACAAGGGGACCTTCCTGCTCGACACGCACGACCATCCGGTGATCGACGAGGTGTGGGACCTGTACCGGGACGCGGTGCGCCGGTTCGGCCCCGTGGCGACGCTGGTCGAATGGGACGACAAGATCCCGGAGTTCGAGCGGCTCGAGCAGGAATCGGCGCGCGCCAGGGCGATCCAGGAAGAGGCCCTTCGGCCGGAGCCCGTGAAGACGGGACGGGGGATGGCGTGA